In Verrucomicrobiota bacterium, the sequence CGCAGCCATAATCTGCTGGCGACAGACAATATCTATTTACGGATAAGCACTTAGCTGACTTTTCCGGAAAACCCTACAAGTTGGATTACACCACAACAGAATCATGGGAACCGCACAGCGCATTTTTCATTCTGTCCGTCACGGCACGGTCGGAATTAAATCATGGACTTTAGATGGCCGCGAACACCCACCACAAATCTCATAACCAGCGGAGCAGCGAGGATTATATGAAGAAGTTAACGGCAGTTTGGTTAATGGCAATGGCGATGATTGCGGCGGGGCATGCGGCAACATTTTTTGTCGCGCCGAATGGCGATGATGCGAATCCGGGATCGTTGGCGAAGCCTTTTGCCTCGCCGGCGTACGCGCGTGATGCCATCCGCGCCGCGAAGCTGCACGGCGACAAGGGGCCGTTCGCCGTCGAGCTGCGCGGCGGTGTTTATGCGCTGAACGAAACGATCCTGCTCACCCCGGAAGACTCCGGCACGGCGGAAGCACCGGTGATCTGGCGCGCGCATGCGCAGGAAAACGCAGTGATCAGCGGCGGACGTGTGATCGGCGGCTTTCGCGAAAGCACGGAAAACGGTTTACGTCGCTGGAGCGTGGAACTGCCGAACTTCAAAAATGGAACGCAGCCGTTCCGCCAGCTTTTTGTGTCCACGACTGAGCAGGCGTTTGAGCGGCGTTATCGCCCGATGCTGGGCATGAAGCGCGTGGATGCCGTGACGGAGTCGCCGCGGCGCGAGGGCGCGCGTCACCGCGCGGCGCAGCGCGATTTCTATTTCGCGCCCGGCGACTTCCAAGCCTGGGAAAACCTTTCCGACGTGGAAGTGGTGGTGCTGCACGTCTGGAGTTCGTCGCGCCTGCGCGTCCAGCAGGTGGACACTCGGAAGAACATCGTGACCTTCACGGGACGGCCGACATTCGCGGTGGATCAGGATGGGTTGCAGCCCTATTTCATCGAGAACGTGAAGGAGGAATTGAAGTCGCCGGGCCAATGGTATCTCGACCGGCCGAGCGGCGTGCTTACCTATCTGCCGTGCGCAGGCGAGACGCTGACAAACACGCGGATCGTCGCGCCACGGCTCGTGAACGTGATGGTTTGCCAGTCCGCGGCGCACATCGAATTCCATGGCTTGACCTTTTCGCACAACGAGGCGCCGTTGCCGCACGATGGCTATGGCGGCTCCCAAGGACAGGCCGATCTGCCCGCGGCGATTGAATTGAACGGCGCGCGGAATTGCGCGCTTGTCCGCTGCGAAGTATCACGGGTGGGAAGCTATGGCATCGGCATGGGTGCCGGCTCGCACAGCAACCGCGTCATCGGCTGCCGCTTGTTCGATCTAGGCGGCGGCGGCGTCAAGATCGGCGACTTGCGCATGACCGCGTCGGCGGATTATCCGGTGCTGCCCACCGGCAACCGGATCGAGAACTGCGCGATCTCCGACGGCGGCCTGATGTATTTCTCGGCCAACGCCATCTGGGGCGGTTTCTCGCGCGGCACGGTCTTGCGCCACAACCAGATTTGGAATTTCCCCTACTCGGGCATCGCGCTCGGCTGGAGCTGGAACGACACGCCCACCGGCTGCGCCTCGAACCGCATCGAATACAACTCCATCAGCAACGTTATCGCGCTGCTCGCCGATGGCGCAAGCATCTACACGCTCGGTCGCCAGCCGGGCACGGTGATCCGCGGCAACGTGGTACGCGACACGGTGCGCAGCCCGTTCGCCAAGCATGACTGGCAGCTCGGCCTCTATCTCGACGAAGGCTCGGCGGGAATGCTGGTGGAAAATAATTTTGTCTTCAACGTGGGCACGCACGGCTTCAACAGCAACGGCGGCGCGCAAAATGTGGTCCGCAACAACATCTTCGGTCCGGTGCACGGCAAGCTCGAGCCCTTCATCCGCTTCCACAAAAAATCCTATACACGCGCGAATGTTTTCACGCGCAACCTTTGCTATCTCGACAGCACGAACCTGACCGACGCCGCCTGGGACAAGACGCTGTGCGACTGCCGCTCGAACCTCTACTGGAATTGTGCCGGCCTGCCGCTTCTGTTCCAGACCAATTCGTTCACCGAGTGGCAGGCGGGCGGCCAGGACGCCGGTTCGCTCAACGCCGATCCGCTGTTTGAAGATCCGGCGCACGGCGACTTCCGCCTGAAGAAATCCTCGCCGGCCTTTGCGCTCGGCTTTGAGCCATTCGACTACACCGTCGCCGGTTTGGAACCGGAATTTCGCGGCGTGGCCGCGGCGGTCAAGATAGCCGCGCCACCTTGCTACGCGATGAAACTGCCCGGCCCACGCCCCTTCACCGGCTTCGCGATCGAATTCGACGACGTCGCCGTGAGCCGCCTGCCGCGCGGCTTCACCTGCAACGGCGGCCGGCCGGAGGCGACCTTCCAAGTGGCCGATGGCATTGGCAAAAATGGCCACCACGCGCTGGCCGCCACCACCACGCGCAAAGCAGCCAAGCCGTTCTATCCCTACGTGACCTATCGAATTCCGGAGAACCTCGATCACGGCACCGTCCGCTTCGCATGCGATGTGCGCCAGAAAGCGGATGCGCCCGCGTTTCTGGACATCGGGTTCCGCGATTATTCCAAGCGCGGTAATCCCTCGAAGGAATTCACCTCGCTGCCCGGCGTCACGTTCGCCCTCGATGGCACGATCAAATCAGCCTCCGGTGTGCTGGCCAAAGCCGCGCTGGGAACGTGGACGCATGTCGAAATTTCATTCCCGCTCACCGGCGACAACCGCACGGCGAGCATCGCTGTGACAATGGCCGATGGTTCGCGCAAGCAAGTGAGCGCACCGATGGCCGCAGCGTTTAAGGCCTTGAGCTCCCTCGGTTTTTTCTGTAACGACTCCGCCGATGGCGCATGCTATTTTGACAATTTGAAACTGGAGTACAAGCCATGAAACTCCCGCTTGAAAAAACGGTTCAAACTGGAACATTAACCGCTCTTGCGCCGAGTAGCGACTGGCGGTAGCGTTCCAAAAAGCAAATCTATCAGTAAAAAGTGAATAGATACAGGTTCAAATCAAAAAATGAGAACGCTTAAACCATTCTCAAAATCATTTCCGGTAGCTATTGCATTAGCTATCTTCCTGATAACCACGCCCGCACTTTTTACCCAAACAACGCCACGGGATTATCGCTTTGACGGTTCAATCTCCTTACCGGTTCTTCAGAACTATCTTTCCCGCGCCATCCATATGGGGCGACTTGGCGAAGGTGTAGGGAACACGGCTGACAATATACGCATGGTGAAGTCCATCCCGCGCAGCGACAATGAACCGGGGGGGGGGCGCATGAAAAACCAATTTCTTAGCAGTTACTACTACGGATGGGAAGCAAGTCAAACGCTCAACCGAACCGGACCTGCAAATTTCCTCTTGGCAGGAGGCGCGGACAGCCAGACACTGAATCCATACTAAATCTATCATGAAATACATCCGACAATGCTGGTCAACAACGGTCGTGCTGGGGTTGCTTCTTGGCCTGAGCCTCGCCACCGTGCAAGCGGAAAACCAATCCGTGAAGCCGGTCAAGCAGTGGCGCGGCACTTTCCCCCAGCCGAAAGATGAGGGCTGATGAAAGAGGTGCCCGCCCGCGGCTACATCACCAACGCCAAAGCGTGGGCCAAACTCTGGAAAGCCTGGCGAGGACAGGAAGAGCTTCCCCCAATCGACTTTCAGAAACAGCTCGTCCTGGTCGGAGCCACCGCGTGCGCCGGAAACCAAATCTCCCCCGGTTTCACCCTCGACGCCAAAGGCGACCTGAAGGGCGGTTTCATGTCCACCATGATGGCCGGCCCCGGGTTCGCTTATGCGATCGCCGTGATCAATCGCGCGGCGGTCAAAACGTACAACGGCCAGCCGATCGCGAAGGATTGAAAGGCGGGCGCGTCGGGTTCCTGCAGTTCTCCCGCGCAGCGACAATGAACCGGGGGGCGCATGAAAAACCAATTTCAGTAACCATGAAACACAAGCTCACACTACTCACCACCCTACTGCTGGCGCCGCTGGGTGCGCTGCACACTGCCGAGACTGTTACCCCAGTCCCTGGCTCGGCCGAATGGACCCGCTGCAACCTTTTCAACGATCCGAGCGCGGCATGGAACGCCGTGGCGGCGGGCGCGGAAAGCCCGCTGCCGCTGCGCAGTCTCATTACGCCTGTGCTGCTACCGGACGGCAGCGAGTTTAGAACATGGGAACCAGCGCAGCCGCCACAGCCCCGGCGAACGTTCATCGTCGCGCAACGGCACCCCCAAGCCTCCGACGACAACCCAGGCAGCGAGAACCGGCCTTGGAAGACCATCGGACGGGCCGCCAAGATGTTGGAGCCGGGTGACTGGGTAATCGTCAGGCAAGGACTCTATCGCGAATGGGTCCGGCCGGCCCGTGGTGGAACGAGTCCCCAGCAGATGATCGTCTATCAGGCTGCGGCGGGCGAGGAAGTGATCATTTCCGGTGCAGACCCGCTGACTTCCAAGTGGATGCCATCCGCCTTGGCCGGCCAAGCACCGGTCGCCAAGGCTTGGATGGTGGAACTGCCGGCATCGTTGTTTACGGACTACAATCCGTTCGCCGAACGGAACATCAGCGCCAACATGACCGAAGGGCTACCGGGCATGGCAAAGCAATTCGGATGGCTAAAGCCGCCATTCACCTTGCCTCAAGGCTTGATCTTTCAGGACGGACGCCGGTTGAAACAGGTCGTCCAATACGCGGATCTGGCGCAGACCGATGGCGCATTCTGGATCGAGCCAGGCGGGCGGCATCTACACCTCCACATATTCGACGGACGGCAGCCAGCCGAGGCTGCTTGGGAAGTCACCACCCGGCCCTTCGCCTTCGCGCCCAAACGGCCAGGGCTGGGGTTTGTCCGCATGGCCGGTTTTACCGTCGAGCGCGTGGCCAACTGTCTTCCCGTGCCCCAACACGGTGCCATCTCCGCCAACCAAGGGCATCACTGGATCTTGGAGAACAACGTCGTTTGTCAAGTCAACGGCTTGGGAATGGACTGCGGGCGGCGTCAGACGTTCTTGCCCTGGCTAGTGCCGGCCGACACGCCCAAGCTGGCCGGCGTAGGTCACATCGTGCGCGGCAACACCTTTATCGAGTGTGGTGCCTGCGCGCTATCGGCCCTGGGTTTGATCGGCGGATTGGTGGAGGACAACAAATCTACCGGCTGCGGATGGCACCGCGTGCTCTCGCTGCTCGAGGCTGGCGGCATGAAACTACACTATCTGAAGCACTCGCTGATTCGCCGCAACATCATCCACGACACGGTGAACTGCTATGGGCTGTGGGTTGATCACAGCATTCACAACACGCGTGTGACGCAGAACATCGTGGCCGGGTCCGACAGCGCTGCGTTCTACATGGAGGCCTCTTACGGGGCCAATCTCGTTGACCACAACATTTTCTGGGGTGGTAACAGCGACGGCATACTCCTCCAGCACACCGGCAATGCCACCATCGCCCACAACCTCATTGGCGGATTCAAGGGACTGCCTGTGCGCATTGATCTGGCGCGCCCTACGGACAAGGGACGGATGGTGGATATGGAAACCAAGCGGATGTCATCATCGGACCACAACAGCGTCGTTGGCAACGTGTTCTACGGCTTCGAATCGCGTAGCTCCAAAATCCCTGACGGAATGGACAACGAGTCGGACTACAACCTGTTCGTCAACCCCGCCGGCGGCATACCGTTCGACCTGGCCGCCTGGCAGAAGAAAACCGGTCTCGACCGGCACGGCCAAGTGGCCGCAGCCACGCTGGAATTCTCGGCCCAAAATTGGAAGCTCTGCGGCATGCCACCGACGCCGGAGTGCCCCCGGATCGTGCCGATCACCTCCGACTACTTCAATGTCCCGCGAAGCGGCACGACGACCGACGCCGGTCCGTTCCTCAAACCTAACCTGAAACCCGAAATGGTGTTGATCAAGAGAGCCTCCGCCAACGAGACGCGGCCATGAGGCCGGCGAAAGGAACAACGATGAACCACACACGCTCTGCCGCTGGCTCCGCCGGCCACGCTGCACGCGGGCCGTAATTTTTCGGAAGGTCCAAGGTTTGGAAAACACCACGTCGGCTTTTTCCAAGTCTTGGAAAAATACGGCACACAGACTTCCAATGCTTGGAACTGACGATCAAATGAAAACGAAATACGGGTCAAACTGGAACATTAACCGCTCTTGCGCCGAGTAGCGGCTGGCGGTAGCATTCCAAAAAGCAAATCTATCAGTAAAAAGTGAATAGACACATGCTCAATTTAAAAAACATGAACACGCTTAACCACTTTCCACAGTTGTTTTCGGTAACTATTGCATTCGCTATATTCCTGATAACCACGCCCATACTTTGTGCCCAAACAACGCCACGGGATTATCGCTTCGATGGTTCAATCTCCTTGCCGGTACTTCAGAACTATCTTTCCCGCGCCATCCATATGGGGCGACTTGGCGAAGGTGTGGGGAACACGGCTGACAATCTACGCATGGTGAAGTCCTTAGGTGCAAAATACCTTGGCCGGGTAATCGTTATCTTTGGTAAGGAGAGTACGTTTCCGCAACGGCTTAAAACCACTCGCACCCTAGGTGCACAGATCCATGCGGATGACCCCGACGTTATCCTTGAAGGAGGGGTATTCGAATATGTCAGCACTGACGTTAACACCTTGCCCATTCCGGCATACGTTTTCCAGCAATTTAACCTGCCGGTCGAGACTCGCAATTTCCGGCAAGCGGATATGGTGTTTGCTGATAATCCGATCATAAAAAGACCCTTCACGGTGCCGGATATCACCAAGCTGGAGACCCAGCTATGGTACTACTACCTCGCCACCTCTCAGATTGATGCCGGTATGGAATCAATCCACTGGGGATATTTCGAGCCACAAGCGGTTAATGATAAAGCGAGCCGATATGCGAACTACTACGATATGTTGGCACGGGTCCGCCTCTATGCAAGGACACATGCGAGAAGACATTTCGTGCTCTGTAATGCTGATACAGGCCCTACTATTGTGGTCGGAGATAAATTGCTTTTTGATTTTGGCTCCGCTCCGCTGGGTGGTTGCAAGCCAAAAGTGGTTTTCGAACAACCCCAGAAGGTAATTCTTACCGGGAAATATAATAGTGGACGTGGCATTACGCCCAGTGGCTGGAAGACTGCAAAACTTCCCTTCCTGATCCATTTCGATAACACAGGCCGCCAAGGCCCGCCAGACACTGGGATATGGGGAAGGGACGAGATTACGTGGTTTGCAAACCAACCGGAGGCATACCGCAACGAGTTTCTCCGCTATGCGGACAACTATATCAGCACCATGTGGCCCGATAATGTCGGGCATCTTGAAATGCCGGGTAACCGAATAATTACGCCAGCAATTAATGGAAACAGAAATTACATTGCCAACGCAAGAGCCTTGAATCCATTGGGATTCAATCAGGAGGAAACCATCCGCCAGATATGGAGTGCGAAATGAACATCGGATCAAAGAGGGGAAAAGGTAATATATATCGGCCCAAACCAACAAGAATGAAAAAACGTAAGCAATCGCCGCACCGCGTCCAGTAATTCAAGGCGTGAACCGTACCAAAAATGAAAGGATTCGTATGATCCTGTTTAGAAATAGGCGACTTTTAGCTCTATTGTTTGTTAATCTGATTCTTCTGCTTTTCAGTTCATCGCCGTCGTTCGGTTCGGTAACGCTGGTGGATGCGAAACATAAGAGCGTGTGCACCATTGTTATTCCGGCCAAGCCAAACTTGGTGGAGCATTTTGTGGCCAAAGAGTTGCAATATCATTTGGCCGAGTCCACCGGCTTGATTCCGCCCATCAAGAATGAACCGAATGCACCGTCCACGGGAACACGAGTATTCCTCGGCAAGTGCAGTGCTGCCGGTAAGGCGGGCATTGACATCTCAAAACTAGGGCTGAACGCCTACCGCATCAAAACCAGTGAGAACGACGTTTTCATTTGCGGCCAGGACACCGGGGGCGATCCGCTCGACATGAAGACCGGGGTGGGAACTCTATTTGGGGTCTATGATCTGTTGGAAAAGAACGCATCGGTCCGCTGGCTTTGGCCGGGGACTTTGGGCGAAGTGATTCCGAAACATGCGACGGTTTCTATCCCAATCGCAAACACCGTGATCAGCCCGCTTTTGATCCAGAAACAGTGGCGAGCCGGTGCTGAGTATGGTGGTGTTCCCAATGGTGGATATTACGGGTTTTCCACTCAAGCGAAGTTCAAGGCATTTTCAAAAGGCCAGTATACTTGGTTGAGAAGGCAACGATTTTTTCTGAACCCTACCATGGCTTACGGGCATTCATTTACCAAGTATTATGATAAATATTACAAAACTCATCCGGAATACTTCGCCCAACTGCCAGATGGAAAGCGGCGGCTTGACCCGAAGGGGTCCAAACAAGCGGATATGATTGCCATGTGTGTTTCCCAGCCCGCGCTATGGAACCAGATCGTTGAAAACTGGAAAACGGCCGGCAAGTCTGAGTTCATCAATGTTTGCGAAGACGATACTCCCGGCAGCTGCGTTTGCAGCAATTGCATGACATGGGATGTGCCGGACCCGGAGAATAAGGTTCCGTTTGACCAGCGCCTGGAGACGGTGACCAAAGCCTGGCAGAATGCCAAAGGCGGGTGGAGTGAGTGGATGAATGGGCTTGGTTCCATGACCGACCGATATGTGAAATTTAACAACGCGGTTTACGGACTGGCTTCAAAAGAGCGTCCGGATGTGAAAACCGTCTTCTACGCATATAACAACTATGTTAAACCGCCCCTCGAGATCAAGATGAACAAAAATGAATTCATCGGGCTTATCCCGGGAGGCTCGCATTTTCCTTGGAATAAACCCGAATCAGATGATTTTAGAAAATCCCTGCTCGCCTGGGCGGATGTGGGCGCCAGCATCTTCTTCAGACCCAACACCACTTACCAAGGGAACGCTTTCCCGGTTTTCTATGGCAAAACGCTTGCCGCGGATCTCAGTTATGGTTTTAAGCATTCCATGCTGGGAGTGGATTTTGACGCTTTGACCGGCCAATATGCCGCCCAGGGGCCGACACTCTACTGCATCGCCAGAGCCTTGAACCAACCGGATCAAGATGCAGATCAATTCCTTGATGAGTTTTATTCTGCGTTCGGGCCGGCGAAGAAAGCGGTCAAAGCTTATTTTGAGAACTGGGAGGCATACTCCACCAAGTGGACTCCCGAGAGCACCGCAGCCGCAGAAAAACGGAATGCCAAATATGAATCTGGATGGTATGCTATCTATGCCATTACCAAAGAGATCTTTCCCGAGAAAGCCTGGGAGACCGGATGGAAGTTTCTGGCCCAGGCAAAGCGGGCGGCAAAAGGCGACATGCTGGCATCGGAGCGGGTTGCCTTCCTGGAAAAAGGATTGAAGCATGCCTGGCTGGTTCAGGAAACCGCCAATGCGTTCGAGCACAAGATGGACACCAAGGATGCTTCAAGATTCAATGCCGCTCGCAAGCAGCTCATTGATTATCGGAAATCGATCGAGGGCGACTTCGTTTCCAGCATGGCGATC encodes:
- a CDS encoding right-handed parallel beta-helix repeat-containing protein — translated: MKKLTAVWLMAMAMIAAGHAATFFVAPNGDDANPGSLAKPFASPAYARDAIRAAKLHGDKGPFAVELRGGVYALNETILLTPEDSGTAEAPVIWRAHAQENAVISGGRVIGGFRESTENGLRRWSVELPNFKNGTQPFRQLFVSTTEQAFERRYRPMLGMKRVDAVTESPRREGARHRAAQRDFYFAPGDFQAWENLSDVEVVVLHVWSSSRLRVQQVDTRKNIVTFTGRPTFAVDQDGLQPYFIENVKEELKSPGQWYLDRPSGVLTYLPCAGETLTNTRIVAPRLVNVMVCQSAAHIEFHGLTFSHNEAPLPHDGYGGSQGQADLPAAIELNGARNCALVRCEVSRVGSYGIGMGAGSHSNRVIGCRLFDLGGGGVKIGDLRMTASADYPVLPTGNRIENCAISDGGLMYFSANAIWGGFSRGTVLRHNQIWNFPYSGIALGWSWNDTPTGCASNRIEYNSISNVIALLADGASIYTLGRQPGTVIRGNVVRDTVRSPFAKHDWQLGLYLDEGSAGMLVENNFVFNVGTHGFNSNGGAQNVVRNNIFGPVHGKLEPFIRFHKKSYTRANVFTRNLCYLDSTNLTDAAWDKTLCDCRSNLYWNCAGLPLLFQTNSFTEWQAGGQDAGSLNADPLFEDPAHGDFRLKKSSPAFALGFEPFDYTVAGLEPEFRGVAAAVKIAAPPCYAMKLPGPRPFTGFAIEFDDVAVSRLPRGFTCNGGRPEATFQVADGIGKNGHHALAATTTRKAAKPFYPYVTYRIPENLDHGTVRFACDVRQKADAPAFLDIGFRDYSKRGNPSKEFTSLPGVTFALDGTIKSASGVLAKAALGTWTHVEISFPLTGDNRTASIAVTMADGSRKQVSAPMAAAFKALSSLGFFCNDSADGACYFDNLKLEYKP
- a CDS encoding right-handed parallel beta-helix repeat-containing protein, with the protein product MKHKLTLLTTLLLAPLGALHTAETVTPVPGSAEWTRCNLFNDPSAAWNAVAAGAESPLPLRSLITPVLLPDGSEFRTWEPAQPPQPRRTFIVAQRHPQASDDNPGSENRPWKTIGRAAKMLEPGDWVIVRQGLYREWVRPARGGTSPQQMIVYQAAAGEEVIISGADPLTSKWMPSALAGQAPVAKAWMVELPASLFTDYNPFAERNISANMTEGLPGMAKQFGWLKPPFTLPQGLIFQDGRRLKQVVQYADLAQTDGAFWIEPGGRHLHLHIFDGRQPAEAAWEVTTRPFAFAPKRPGLGFVRMAGFTVERVANCLPVPQHGAISANQGHHWILENNVVCQVNGLGMDCGRRQTFLPWLVPADTPKLAGVGHIVRGNTFIECGACALSALGLIGGLVEDNKSTGCGWHRVLSLLEAGGMKLHYLKHSLIRRNIIHDTVNCYGLWVDHSIHNTRVTQNIVAGSDSAAFYMEASYGANLVDHNIFWGGNSDGILLQHTGNATIAHNLIGGFKGLPVRIDLARPTDKGRMVDMETKRMSSSDHNSVVGNVFYGFESRSSKIPDGMDNESDYNLFVNPAGGIPFDLAAWQKKTGLDRHGQVAAATLEFSAQNWKLCGMPPTPECPRIVPITSDYFNVPRSGTTTDAGPFLKPNLKPEMVLIKRASANETRP
- a CDS encoding DUF4838 domain-containing protein — its product is MNRTKNERIRMILFRNRRLLALLFVNLILLLFSSSPSFGSVTLVDAKHKSVCTIVIPAKPNLVEHFVAKELQYHLAESTGLIPPIKNEPNAPSTGTRVFLGKCSAAGKAGIDISKLGLNAYRIKTSENDVFICGQDTGGDPLDMKTGVGTLFGVYDLLEKNASVRWLWPGTLGEVIPKHATVSIPIANTVISPLLIQKQWRAGAEYGGVPNGGYYGFSTQAKFKAFSKGQYTWLRRQRFFLNPTMAYGHSFTKYYDKYYKTHPEYFAQLPDGKRRLDPKGSKQADMIAMCVSQPALWNQIVENWKTAGKSEFINVCEDDTPGSCVCSNCMTWDVPDPENKVPFDQRLETVTKAWQNAKGGWSEWMNGLGSMTDRYVKFNNAVYGLASKERPDVKTVFYAYNNYVKPPLEIKMNKNEFIGLIPGGSHFPWNKPESDDFRKSLLAWADVGASIFFRPNTTYQGNAFPVFYGKTLAADLSYGFKHSMLGVDFDALTGQYAAQGPTLYCIARALNQPDQDADQFLDEFYSAFGPAKKAVKAYFENWEAYSTKWTPESTAAAEKRNAKYESGWYAIYAITKEIFPEKAWETGWKFLAQAKRAAKGDMLASERVAFLEKGLKHAWLVQETANAFEHKMDTKDASRFNAARKQLIDYRKSIEGDFVSSMAIITYYESNSWGNPKENISK